In Drosophila teissieri strain GT53w chromosome 2R, Prin_Dtei_1.1, whole genome shotgun sequence, the following proteins share a genomic window:
- the LOC122613172 gene encoding transient receptor potential cation channel protein painless — protein MDFNNCGFIDPQAQLAGALAKQDIRQFVAALDSGALADLQDDRHTSIYEKALSKPGCRDFIEACIDHGSQVNHINQKLDKAAVSYAADSRDPGNLAALLKYRPGKQVQVDRKYGQLTPLNSLAKNLTEENAPEVHSCMQLLLDYGASPNIVDQGEFTPLHHVLRKSKVKAGKQQIIQLFLDQPELDIDSYRNGEVRRLLQAQFPELKLPEERHTGPEIDIQTLQRTLRDGDEALFEQQFAEYLQNLKGGADNQLNAHQEEYFGLLQDSIKRGRQRAFEVILSTGMDINSRPGRANEANLVETAVIYGNWQALERLLQEPSLRLTPDSKLLNSVIGRLDEPPYDGFSHQRCFELLIASDRVDVNEADSGRLVPLFYAVKYRNTSAMQQLLKHGAYIGSKSAFGTLPIKDMPPEVLEEHFDSCITTNGERPGEHNYEIIIDYKNLMRQERDSGVEKTSVNLSQLHDEMAPIAFIAESKEMRHLLQHPLISSFLFLKWHRLSVIFYLNFLIYSLFTASIITYTLLKFHESDQRALTALFGLLSWLGIGYLIIRESIQWIMSPVRYFWSITNIMEVALITLSIFTCMEANFDKETQRVLAVFTILLVSMEFCLLVGSLPVLSISTHMLMLREVSNSFVKSFTLYSIFVLTFSLCFYILFGKTVEKDQLNSTTPSPGKDDDDGDFNTFTKPIEALIKTIVMLTGEFDASSIKFTSIYTYLIFLLFVFFMTIVLFNLLNGLAVNDTQVIKAQAELNGAICRTNVLSRYEQVLTGHGRAGFLLGNHIFRSICQRLMNIYPNYLSLRQISVMPNDGNKVLIPMSDPFEMRTLKGNKQASFQQLPLSAALPQKKLLDPPVRLLPCCCSMLTGKCSQMSGRVVKRALEVIDQKNTAEQKRKQEQINDSRLKLIEYKLEQLIQLVQERK, from the exons ATGGACTTTAACAACTGCGGCTTCATCGATCCGCAGGCCCAGTTGGCTGGAGCCTTGGCCAAGCAGGACATTCGGCAGTTCGTTGCTGCCCTGGACAGCGGTGCCCTGGCCGATCTGCAGGACGACCGCCATACCAGCATCTACGAGAAGGCACTCTCCAAACCAGGTTGTCGCGACTTCATAGAAGCCTGCATCGACCACGGCAGCCAGGTCAACCAC ATCAACCAGAAGCTGGACAAGGCCGCAGTCAGCTATGCGGCCGACTCGAGGGATCCAGGAAACCTGGCGGCGCTCCTTAAGTACCGCCCCGGAAAACAGGTGCAGGTTGACAGAAAATACGGGCAACTTACTCCACTCAACTCACTGGCCAAGAATCTCACGGAGGAAAACGCCCCAGAGGTGCACTCCTGCATGCAACTCCTGCTGGACTACGGCGCCTCGCCGAACATCGTGGACCAGGGCGAGTTCACACCCTTGCACCATGTGCTGAGGAAGAGCAAGGTGAAGGCTGGGAAGCAGCAGATAATTCAGCTCTTCCTGGACCAGCCGGAGCTGGACATCGATAGTTACCGCAACGGAGAGGTACGTCGGCTGCTGCAGGCGCAATTCCCGGAGCTTAAGCTGCCGGAGGAGCGTCATACCGGGCCGGAGATCGACATTCAGACCCTCCAGAGGACTCTGCGGGACGGGGACGAAGCACTGTTTGAGCAGCAGTTCGCTGAGTACTTGCAGAACCTCAAGGGCGGGGCGGATAACCAACTGAACGCCCACCAGGAGGAGTACTTTGGTCTGCTGCAGGACAGCATCAAGAGGGGCAGGCAGCGGGCCTTCGAAGTCATTTTGTCCACTGGCATGGACATCAACTCGAGGCCGGGCAGAGCCAACGAGGCCAATCTCGTGGAGACGGCCGTGATATACGGTAACTGGCAGGCGTTGGAGCGACTGCTGCAGGAGCCAAGTCTGCGACTCACTCCAGACTCCAAGCTACTAAATTCAGTGATCGGCCGGCTGGATGAGCCGCCGTACGACGGCTTCAGCCACCAGCGCTGCTTCGAGTTGCTCATTGCCAGCGATCGCGTAGACGTGAACGAAGCTGATTCCGGGCGCCTGGTGCCCCTGTTCTATGCGGTGAAGTACCGCAACACGAGTGCAATGCAACAGCTCCTGAAGCACGGTGCCTACATTGGATCAAAGAGCGCGTTTGGGACACTGCCCATCAAGGACATGCCACCCGAGGTTCTCGAGGAGCACTTTGACTCCTGCATCACAACAAACGGAGAGAGGCCTGGTGAGCACAATTACGAGATCATCATCGACTACAAGAACCTAATGCGCCAGGAGCGGGACTCCGGAGTGGAGAAGACTTCCGTTAATCTCAGCCAGCTGCACGACGAAATGGCCCCGATCGCGTTCATCGCCGAGTCGAAGGAGATGCGCCACCTGCTCCAGCACCCGCTGATCTCGAGCTTCCTGTTCCTCAAGTGGCACCGACTTTCCGTGATCTTCTACTTGAACTTCCTGATATACTCGCTCTTTACCGCCTCCATAATCACATACACGCTCCTCAAGTTCCACGAGAGCGATCAAAGAGCTCTCACTGCATTATTCGGATTGCTCTCCTGGCTGGGAATCGGCTACCTCATAATACGGGAGAGCATCCAGTGGATAATGTCTCCAGTTCGTTACTTTTGGTCTATAACCAACATCATGGAGGTGGCTCTCATTACACTATCCATCTTCACCTGCATGGAGGCCAACTTTGACAAGGAGACGCAGCGCGTCTTGGCCGTATTCACCATCCTTCTGGTCTCCATGGAGTTCTGCCTACTAGTGGGCTCCCTGCCAGTGCTCTCGATTTCGACGCACATGCTGATGCTGCGGGAAGTCTCAAACAGCTTCGTAAAGAGCTTCACCCTCTACTCGATCTTCGTGCTCACCTTCAGTCTGTGCTTCTACATCCTCTTCGGTAAGACAGTGGAGAAGGACCAGCTCAACAGCACCACGCCGTCTCCAGGTAAGGATGACGACGATGGGGACTTCAACACATTCACCAAGCCTATCGAGGCCTTGATCAAGACCATTGTGATGCTGACCGGCGAGTTTGACGCATCGAGCATCAAGTTCACCAGTATCTACACCTACCTGATTTTCCTGCTCTTCGTCTTCTTTATGACGATAGTGCTGTTCAACCTTTTGAACGGCCTGGCCGTGAACGACACCCAA GTCATTAAGGCTCAGGCGGAACTGAACGGAGCCATTTGCAGAACCAATGTCCTCAGTCGATATGAGCAGGTCCTCACTGGCCACGGACGCGCTGGGTTTCTGTTGGGCAACCACATCTTCCGCAGCATCTGCCAGCGTTTGATGAACATCTACCCGAACTACTTGAGTCTGCGTCAGATTTCCGTGATGCCGAACGACGGGAACAAGGTGCTTATTCCTATGAGCGATCCCTTCGAAATGAGGACCCTTAAGGGCAACAAGCAGGCCAGCTTTCAGCAGTTGCCCCTGAGTGCGGCACTGCCGCAGAAGAAGCTGCTGGATCCACCGGTCAGACTCCTGCCCTGCTGCTGTTCCATGCTCACCGGCAAGTGCTCCCAGATGAGCGGCCGGGTGGTCAAGCGGGCGCTCGAGGTGATCGACCAGAAGAACACAGCGGAGCAGAAGCGGAAACAGGAACAGATCAACGACAGTCGACTGAAGCTGATCGAGTACAAGCTGGAGCAACTGATACAGCTGGTCCAGGAGCGGAAGTGA
- the LOC122614898 gene encoding putative fatty acyl-CoA reductase CG5065 isoform X1, which translates to MTVDLSPVQEYYKDKTIFITGASGFMGKVLLEKLLYSCHSLKEVIIICRPKRGKAPETRLEEMFKLPIFQRIKDERPEMLKKVSIYQGDVTFDQLGLSGESLKHVTENTNIVFHMAATLKLEGNLRDAIDMNLLGTRRALNVAKDMKQLEAFIHLSTAFCNCDQEVMYEKVYEFPHKPEDLMRLAEWMDVKTLDAITPDLLKPHPNTYTYSKRLAELLVRDHYESMPVIIARPSIVTPAIAEPLPGWVDNMNGPTGVLIGAGKGVIRSMICNGELKSEVIPVDIAINGLILLPYHNSLAEKRPLQIPVYNLTVDDAKKRTWKWIMDVGRDLGIKYPFEVGLWYPDGNMTSSKFYHTICTILFMWLPAYLIDFLLLIFGQRRFMIRVQTKIAVGLEVLQFFTTRNWDFKSTHFDQIYKELGSTDRRIFKVNTDDVDDYEYMKVSILGGRQYVMKEPLTSLPKSRIQLRFMYVLDRICKTLIISGLLYWVFQKLRIFDLFRNELPSSN; encoded by the exons ATGACGGTGGATCTATCGCCCGTGCAGGAATACTACAAGGACAAGACGATCTTCATCACTGGAGCGTCTGGGTTCATGGGCAAGGTGCTGCTGGAGAAGTTGCTCTACTCCTGCCACTCCCTCAAGGAGGTGATAATCATCTGCCGCCCGAAGCGCGGCAAGGCACCCGAGACGCGTCTGGAGGAGATGTTCAAGCTGCCCATCTTCCAGCGCATCAAGGACGAGCGTCCGGAGATGCTCAAGAAGGTCTCCATCTACCAGGGCGACGTTACCTTCGACC AGCTTGGACTCAGCGGGGAGAGCCTGAAGCACGTGACCGAGAACACTAACATTGTTTTCCACATGGCGGCCACTCTTAAGCTGGAGGGCAACCTTCGAGACGCCATCGACATGAACTTGCTGGGCACCCGGCGAGCGCTCAACGTGGCCAAGGATATGAAGCAGCTGGAGGCCTTTATCCACTTGTCCACGGCTTTCTGCAACTGCGACCAGGAGGTGATGTACGAGAAGGTGTACGAGTTTCCACACAAGCCGGAGGATCTCATGCGCCTCGCCGAGTGGATGGACGTGAAGACCCTGGACGCTATTACGCCGGACTTGCTGAAGCCGCACCCCAACACCTACACCTACTCAAAGCGCCTGGCGGAGCTCCTGGTGCGCGACCACTACGAGTCCATGCCCGTCATCATCGCCCGTCCCAGCATCG TAACTCCAGCTATCGCTGAGCCCCTGCCAGGTTGGGTGGACAACATGAACGGACCCACGGGTGTCCTTATTGGCGCCGGCAAAGGAGTTATCCGATCCATGATCTGCAACGGGGAGCTAAAATCAGAAGTAATCCCCGTGGACATCGCCATTAACGGCCTAATCTTGCTACCATACCACAACAGTCTTGCGGAAAAGAG ACCACTTCAGATTCCAGTCTACAACTTGACCGTGGACGATGCCAAAAAGCGCACATGGAAGTGGATAATGGACGTGGGTCGCGACCTGGGCATAAAGTACCCCTTCGAGGTTGGACTCTGGTATCCCGACGGCAACATGACCTCCAGCAAGTTCTACCACACCATCTGCACCATTCTGTTTATGTGGCTGCCAGCCTACCTTATCGACTTCCTGCTGCTGATCTTTGGACAACGTCGCTT CATGATTCGGGTTCAAACCAAAATCGCTGTGGGTCTGGAGGTGTTGCAGTTCTTCACCACGCGAAACTGGGACTTCAAATCCACGCACTTTGACCAGATCTACAAAGAATTAGGATCTACAGATCGGAGGAT ATTTAAGGTTAATACCGACGACGTCGACGATTATGAGTACATGAAAGTCAGTATTCTGGGTGGCCGTCAGTATGTGATGAAGGAACCTCTAACTTCGTTGCCGAAATCGCGCATCCAATTGAGATT CATGTATGTCCTGGACCGCATTTGCAAAACGCTCATTATTTCAGGACTTCTATACTGGGTTTTCCAAAAACTGAGAATCTTCGATTTGTTCAGAAACGAATTACCTTCTAGTAACTAA
- the LOC122614898 gene encoding putative fatty acyl-CoA reductase CG5065 isoform X2, translating into MTVDLSPVQEYYKDKTIFITGASGFMGKVLLEKLLYSCHSLKEVIIICRPKRGKAPETRLEEMFKLPIFQRIKDERPEMLKKVSIYQGDVTFDQLGLSGESLKHVTENTNIVFHMAATLKLEGNLRDAIDMNLLGTRRALNVAKDMKQLEAFIHLSTAFCNCDQEVMYEKVYEFPHKPEDLMRLAEWMDVKTLDAITPDLLKPHPNTYTYSKRLAELLVRDHYESMPVIIARPSIVSPAAFEPLPGWVDNLNGPTGLMIGCGKGVIRSVLVNQQNKAEVIPVDYAINGLIVIPYEFNKQAKRPTNVPVYNITNADHRKMTMGTVVEMSKRINKQFPFNAGLWYPDPCVTTNQFYHNFNVALFHWLPAYFLDFLMLILGQKRFMLRVQEKISTGLGVLQFFTLNAWIFRSENYASLWNKLNEEDKAIFNMNMNTENTEEEYMVECAKGARKFILKEKDEDLPRARVHMKIQWVVDVVCKTVIVGLFFYYLLKWTGVLAIF; encoded by the exons ATGACGGTGGATCTATCGCCCGTGCAGGAATACTACAAGGACAAGACGATCTTCATCACTGGAGCGTCTGGGTTCATGGGCAAGGTGCTGCTGGAGAAGTTGCTCTACTCCTGCCACTCCCTCAAGGAGGTGATAATCATCTGCCGCCCGAAGCGCGGCAAGGCACCCGAGACGCGTCTGGAGGAGATGTTCAAGCTGCCCATCTTCCAGCGCATCAAGGACGAGCGTCCGGAGATGCTCAAGAAGGTCTCCATCTACCAGGGCGACGTTACCTTCGACC AGCTTGGACTCAGCGGGGAGAGCCTGAAGCACGTGACCGAGAACACTAACATTGTTTTCCACATGGCGGCCACTCTTAAGCTGGAGGGCAACCTTCGAGACGCCATCGACATGAACTTGCTGGGCACCCGGCGAGCGCTCAACGTGGCCAAGGATATGAAGCAGCTGGAGGCCTTTATCCACTTGTCCACGGCTTTCTGCAACTGCGACCAGGAGGTGATGTACGAGAAGGTGTACGAGTTTCCACACAAGCCGGAGGATCTCATGCGCCTCGCCGAGTGGATGGACGTGAAGACCCTGGACGCTATTACGCCGGACTTGCTGAAGCCGCACCCCAACACCTACACCTACTCAAAGCGCCTGGCGGAGCTCCTGGTGCGCGACCACTACGAGTCCATGCCCGTCATCATCGCCCGTCCCAGCATCG TGTCTCCGGCTGCCTTCGAGCCCTTGCCCGGATGGGTGGACAACCTGAACGGACCCACTGGCCTGATGATCGGATGCGGAAAGGGCGTGATCCGGTCCGTGCTGGTGAACCAGCAGAACAAGGCGGAGGTGATTCCCGTCGACTACGCGATCAACGGACTGATCGTCATTCCCTACGAGTTCAACAAGCAGGCCAAGCGGCCCACCAATGTGCCCGTGTACAATATAACCAATGCGGACCACAGGAAGATGACCATGGGCACCGTGGTGGAGATGAGCAAGCGCATCAACAAGCAGTTCCCATTTAACGCGGGTCTGTGGTACCCGGACCCCTGCGTGACCACCAACCAATTCTACCATAACTTCAACGTGGCCCTGTTCCATTGGCTGCCCGCTTACTTCCTCGACTTCCTCATGCTGATCTTGGGCCAGAAGAGATT CATGCTGCGAGTGCAGGAGAAGATATCCACAGGTCTGGGCGTGCTGCAGTTCTTCACCCTCAATGCCTGGATCTTCCGTTCTGAGAACTACGCTTCCCTGTGGAACAAACTCAACGAGGAAGACAAGGCGAT CTTTAACATGAACATGAACACCGAAAACACCGAGGAGGAGTACATGGTTGAGTGTGCCAAGGGCGCTCGAAAGTTTATCCTCAAGGAGAAGGACGAGGATCTGCCCAGGGCGCGCGTGCACATGAAGAT CCAATGGGTCGTGGACGTTGTGTGCAAGACGGTGATTGTGGGACTGTTCTTCTACTACCTCCTCAAGTGGACGGGGGTGCTGGCTATATTCTGA
- the LOC122614898 gene encoding putative fatty acyl-CoA reductase CG5065 isoform X3, which produces MTVDLSPVQEYYKDKTIFITGASGFMGKVLLEKLLYSCHSLKEVIIICRPKRGKAPETRLEEMFKLPIFQRIKDERPEMLKKVSIYQGDVTFDQLGLSGESLKHVTENTNIVFHMAATLKLEGNLRDAIDMNLLGTRRALNVAKDMKQLEAFIHLSTAFCNCDQEVMYEKVYEFPHKPEDLMRLAEWMDVKTLDAITPDLLKPHPNTYTYSKRLAELLVRDHYESMPVIIARPSIVSPSAYEPVPGWVDNLNGPTGLMVGAGKGVIRSMLIDTRHLSEVIPVDYAINGLCVIPYQFAKMTERPTEVPVYNITCADHRKMQWGEVIEMSKEIGYRYPMEAGLWYPDGCITTNKLHHNINVLLFHWLPAYLIDFILLLLGQKRFMIRVQNRISVGLEVLQFFTMRAWFFKSDAYSSLWAMLNEADRKNFNMDMDPEETVPMYIESCVQGGRQYLMKESPDSLPRARLQLKLMYILDRVCKTLIVGTLCYWTYGLVARLLGV; this is translated from the exons ATGACGGTGGATCTATCGCCCGTGCAGGAATACTACAAGGACAAGACGATCTTCATCACTGGAGCGTCTGGGTTCATGGGCAAGGTGCTGCTGGAGAAGTTGCTCTACTCCTGCCACTCCCTCAAGGAGGTGATAATCATCTGCCGCCCGAAGCGCGGCAAGGCACCCGAGACGCGTCTGGAGGAGATGTTCAAGCTGCCCATCTTCCAGCGCATCAAGGACGAGCGTCCGGAGATGCTCAAGAAGGTCTCCATCTACCAGGGCGACGTTACCTTCGACC AGCTTGGACTCAGCGGGGAGAGCCTGAAGCACGTGACCGAGAACACTAACATTGTTTTCCACATGGCGGCCACTCTTAAGCTGGAGGGCAACCTTCGAGACGCCATCGACATGAACTTGCTGGGCACCCGGCGAGCGCTCAACGTGGCCAAGGATATGAAGCAGCTGGAGGCCTTTATCCACTTGTCCACGGCTTTCTGCAACTGCGACCAGGAGGTGATGTACGAGAAGGTGTACGAGTTTCCACACAAGCCGGAGGATCTCATGCGCCTCGCCGAGTGGATGGACGTGAAGACCCTGGACGCTATTACGCCGGACTTGCTGAAGCCGCACCCCAACACCTACACCTACTCAAAGCGCCTGGCGGAGCTCCTGGTGCGCGACCACTACGAGTCCATGCCCGTCATCATCGCCCGTCCCAGCATCG TGTCGCCGTCGGCGTACGAGCCCGTCCCGGGATGGGTGGACAACCTCAACGGACCCACCGGGCTGATGGTGGGCGCCGGCAAGGGCGTCATCCGCTCGATGCTGATCGACACGCGCCACCTGTCCGAGGTGATTCCGGTGGACTACGCCATCAACGGACTGTGCGTGATCCCCTACCAGTTCGCCAAGATGACGGAGCGGCCGACGGAGGTGCCGGTATACAACATCACGTGCGCTGACCACCGCAAGATGCAGTGGGGCGAGGTAATCGAAATGAGTAAGGAAATAGGGTACCGATACCCGATGGAGGCGGGTCTCTGGTATCCCGACGGATGCATCACCACCAACAAACTGCACCACAACATCAACGTGCTGCTCTTCCACTGGCTGCCCGCCTACTTGATCGACttcatcctgctgctgctgggccagAAGCGATT CATGATCCGCGTCCAGAACCGTATCTCTGTGGGCCTCGAGGTGCTGCAGTTCTTCACGATGCGCGCCTGGTTCTTTAAGTCGGACGCCTACTCCTCGCTGTGGGCCATGCTAAACGAGGCGGACAGGAAAAA CTTTAACATGGACATGGATCCCGAGGAGACCGTCCCCATGTACATAGAGTCGTGTGTCCAGGGAGGGCGACAGTACCTGATGAAGGAGTCGCCCGACAGTTTGCCCCGCGCCCGGCTCCAGCTGAAGCT CATGTACATCTTGGACCGCGTTTGCAAGACGCTCATCGTGGGCACCCTGTGCTACTGGACCTACGGTTTGGTGGCACGACTGCTGGGCGTCTAA
- the LOC122614900 gene encoding protein CDV3 homolog isoform X4 — translation MAELDDFFAKKDKKKSKNKTKFVTADEMVKNLEDGTKREVVKPKKPEAAAGGVAVVGENENSGTKVPESAPPVEEEWKEFEEEQRKDYSGLKIGQLSTITAQESAESRAARVPTAQDGGNYDEDDEDSNGYDNADVNKERVGHGPWKKVVPAEEVMQIPVPVEVEKPSSKTYVSPALRYSQAGSGLGGGTVGGALRPRRAAPDITNTEFFPTLSAARPEEQRKKKNEPAFEEVRHGSRFQRVQESTAAPVAASNRFQSLDDEAS, via the exons ATGGCCGAACTGGACGATTTCTTCGCGAAAAAGGACAAGAAGAAGTCCAAGAACAAGACTAAGTTCGTGACCGCCGACGAGATGGTGAAGAACCTGGAGGACGGCACCAAGCGCGAGGTGGTCAAGCCTAAAAAACCAGAGGCAGCCGCTGGCGGCGTGGCAGTAGTAGGCGAAAACGAGAATAGCGGCACCAAGGTGCCAGAGTCCGCCCCG CCCGTCGAGGAGGAATGGAAGGAgttcgaggaggagcagcgcaAGGACTACAGCGGTCTAAAGATCGGCCAGCTGAGCACCAT AACTGCCCAGGAAAGTGCCGAGTCGCGAGCTGCTCGCGTGCCCACTGCCCAGGACGGCGGCAACTacgacgaggacgatgagGACAGCAATGGGTATGACAACGCGGACGTAAACAAGGAGCGCGTCGGTCACGGACCCTGGAAGAAAGTGGTCCCAGCCGAGGAGGTAATGCAGATCCCGGTGCCCGTCGAGGTGGAAAAGCCCTCGTCCAAGACCTACGTTTCACCCGCGCTACGATACAGC CAGGCCGGAAGCGGACTGGGAGGTGGCACTGTTGGGGGGGCTTTGCGTCCACGACGCGCCGCCCCCGACATCACCAATACCGAGTTTTTCCCAACACTCAGTGCGGCGCGTCCGGAGGAACAGCGCAAGAAGAAAAACGAACCCGCCTTCGAAGAAGTCCGGCACGGAAGCCGTTTCCAGCGCGTTCAGGAGTCCACGGCTGCCCCGGTGGCGGCCTCCAACCGATTCCAGTCGCTCGACGACGAAGCAAGCTAG
- the LOC122614900 gene encoding protein CDV3 homolog isoform X1 yields the protein MAELDDFFAKKDKKKSKNKTKFVTADEMVKNLEDGTKREVVKPKKPEAAAGGVAVVGENENSGTKVPESAPPVEEEWKEFEEEQRKDYSGLKIGQLSTISSDRSRTAQESAESRAARVPTAQDGGNYDEDDEDSNGYDNADVNKERVGHGPWKKVVPAEEVMQIPVPVEVEKPSSKTYVSPALRYSQQAGSGLGGGTVGGALRPRRAAPDITNTEFFPTLSAARPEEQRKKKNEPAFEEVRHGSRFQRVQESTAAPVAASNRFQSLDDEAS from the exons ATGGCCGAACTGGACGATTTCTTCGCGAAAAAGGACAAGAAGAAGTCCAAGAACAAGACTAAGTTCGTGACCGCCGACGAGATGGTGAAGAACCTGGAGGACGGCACCAAGCGCGAGGTGGTCAAGCCTAAAAAACCAGAGGCAGCCGCTGGCGGCGTGGCAGTAGTAGGCGAAAACGAGAATAGCGGCACCAAGGTGCCAGAGTCCGCCCCG CCCGTCGAGGAGGAATGGAAGGAgttcgaggaggagcagcgcaAGGACTACAGCGGTCTAAAGATCGGCCAGCTGAGCACCAT CTCTTCGGACCGTTCCAGAACTGCCCAGGAAAGTGCCGAGTCGCGAGCTGCTCGCGTGCCCACTGCCCAGGACGGCGGCAACTacgacgaggacgatgagGACAGCAATGGGTATGACAACGCGGACGTAAACAAGGAGCGCGTCGGTCACGGACCCTGGAAGAAAGTGGTCCCAGCCGAGGAGGTAATGCAGATCCCGGTGCCCGTCGAGGTGGAAAAGCCCTCGTCCAAGACCTACGTTTCACCCGCGCTACGATACAGC CAGCAGGCCGGAAGCGGACTGGGAGGTGGCACTGTTGGGGGGGCTTTGCGTCCACGACGCGCCGCCCCCGACATCACCAATACCGAGTTTTTCCCAACACTCAGTGCGGCGCGTCCGGAGGAACAGCGCAAGAAGAAAAACGAACCCGCCTTCGAAGAAGTCCGGCACGGAAGCCGTTTCCAGCGCGTTCAGGAGTCCACGGCTGCCCCGGTGGCGGCCTCCAACCGATTCCAGTCGCTCGACGACGAAGCAAGCTAG
- the LOC122614900 gene encoding protein CDV3 homolog isoform X2 gives MAELDDFFAKKDKKKSKNKTKFVTADEMVKNLEDGTKREVVKPKKPEAAAGGVAVVGENENSGTKVPESAPPVEEEWKEFEEEQRKDYSGLKIGQLSTISSDRSRTAQESAESRAARVPTAQDGGNYDEDDEDSNGYDNADVNKERVGHGPWKKVVPAEEVMQIPVPVEVEKPSSKTYVSPALRYSQAGSGLGGGTVGGALRPRRAAPDITNTEFFPTLSAARPEEQRKKKNEPAFEEVRHGSRFQRVQESTAAPVAASNRFQSLDDEAS, from the exons ATGGCCGAACTGGACGATTTCTTCGCGAAAAAGGACAAGAAGAAGTCCAAGAACAAGACTAAGTTCGTGACCGCCGACGAGATGGTGAAGAACCTGGAGGACGGCACCAAGCGCGAGGTGGTCAAGCCTAAAAAACCAGAGGCAGCCGCTGGCGGCGTGGCAGTAGTAGGCGAAAACGAGAATAGCGGCACCAAGGTGCCAGAGTCCGCCCCG CCCGTCGAGGAGGAATGGAAGGAgttcgaggaggagcagcgcaAGGACTACAGCGGTCTAAAGATCGGCCAGCTGAGCACCAT CTCTTCGGACCGTTCCAGAACTGCCCAGGAAAGTGCCGAGTCGCGAGCTGCTCGCGTGCCCACTGCCCAGGACGGCGGCAACTacgacgaggacgatgagGACAGCAATGGGTATGACAACGCGGACGTAAACAAGGAGCGCGTCGGTCACGGACCCTGGAAGAAAGTGGTCCCAGCCGAGGAGGTAATGCAGATCCCGGTGCCCGTCGAGGTGGAAAAGCCCTCGTCCAAGACCTACGTTTCACCCGCGCTACGATACAGC CAGGCCGGAAGCGGACTGGGAGGTGGCACTGTTGGGGGGGCTTTGCGTCCACGACGCGCCGCCCCCGACATCACCAATACCGAGTTTTTCCCAACACTCAGTGCGGCGCGTCCGGAGGAACAGCGCAAGAAGAAAAACGAACCCGCCTTCGAAGAAGTCCGGCACGGAAGCCGTTTCCAGCGCGTTCAGGAGTCCACGGCTGCCCCGGTGGCGGCCTCCAACCGATTCCAGTCGCTCGACGACGAAGCAAGCTAG
- the LOC122614900 gene encoding protein CDV3 homolog isoform X3 produces MAELDDFFAKKDKKKSKNKTKFVTADEMVKNLEDGTKREVVKPKKPEAAAGGVAVVGENENSGTKVPESAPPVEEEWKEFEEEQRKDYSGLKIGQLSTITAQESAESRAARVPTAQDGGNYDEDDEDSNGYDNADVNKERVGHGPWKKVVPAEEVMQIPVPVEVEKPSSKTYVSPALRYSQQAGSGLGGGTVGGALRPRRAAPDITNTEFFPTLSAARPEEQRKKKNEPAFEEVRHGSRFQRVQESTAAPVAASNRFQSLDDEAS; encoded by the exons ATGGCCGAACTGGACGATTTCTTCGCGAAAAAGGACAAGAAGAAGTCCAAGAACAAGACTAAGTTCGTGACCGCCGACGAGATGGTGAAGAACCTGGAGGACGGCACCAAGCGCGAGGTGGTCAAGCCTAAAAAACCAGAGGCAGCCGCTGGCGGCGTGGCAGTAGTAGGCGAAAACGAGAATAGCGGCACCAAGGTGCCAGAGTCCGCCCCG CCCGTCGAGGAGGAATGGAAGGAgttcgaggaggagcagcgcaAGGACTACAGCGGTCTAAAGATCGGCCAGCTGAGCACCAT AACTGCCCAGGAAAGTGCCGAGTCGCGAGCTGCTCGCGTGCCCACTGCCCAGGACGGCGGCAACTacgacgaggacgatgagGACAGCAATGGGTATGACAACGCGGACGTAAACAAGGAGCGCGTCGGTCACGGACCCTGGAAGAAAGTGGTCCCAGCCGAGGAGGTAATGCAGATCCCGGTGCCCGTCGAGGTGGAAAAGCCCTCGTCCAAGACCTACGTTTCACCCGCGCTACGATACAGC CAGCAGGCCGGAAGCGGACTGGGAGGTGGCACTGTTGGGGGGGCTTTGCGTCCACGACGCGCCGCCCCCGACATCACCAATACCGAGTTTTTCCCAACACTCAGTGCGGCGCGTCCGGAGGAACAGCGCAAGAAGAAAAACGAACCCGCCTTCGAAGAAGTCCGGCACGGAAGCCGTTTCCAGCGCGTTCAGGAGTCCACGGCTGCCCCGGTGGCGGCCTCCAACCGATTCCAGTCGCTCGACGACGAAGCAAGCTAG